One genomic window of Luteitalea pratensis includes the following:
- the sppA gene encoding signal peptide peptidase SppA, whose protein sequence is MAVRRGVWVVVFLLVCAVLASATLVTLSWVAFRRPPGVPAKGVLVLKIQGSLDEISNNPFDALIHEPVTVRSLTEALRAAKTDPRITGVLLRPIQAPSLWGKVQEVREALVDFRSSGKPLVALVEFAGDREYVLASAASRVVLVPPGQLNLTGLASYQLFLRGTLDLIGAQPDLLHIGDYKTAVNTFTEKGFTPAHKEMTESLNHDAFEQLLGAVASARKKSVEDVRALIDQGPMLPAAALAKGLVDDVAYFDEIGKTSGLGDRFKELPLEQYLTVMPATRTALTAPRIAVIYAVGTIVSGNGGTGPTGTEVGSDKLTEYIRDVRNDDSIKAAVLRIDSPGGSTVASDVIWRELMLLRARKPLVVSMSDLAASGGYYIAMPGHVIVAQPGTLTGSIGIFSGKFVTGGTYNKVGMNIEAVSEGTYAEMYSPSRPFNAAERAKIEEHMQAFYDQFVEKVAESRSSTPEKIDAIAQGRVWTGRQARERGLVDELGGLPRALAIAQQRAGIAKDATVQVVTYPPRPSVFEALSSTFGGGTQNMRASLAEALLSQQDREALAAVRRPMQMLRRGESLALLPWVFAR, encoded by the coding sequence GTGGCTGTACGTCGAGGCGTGTGGGTGGTGGTGTTCTTGCTGGTCTGTGCCGTGCTCGCGTCGGCCACGCTGGTGACCTTGTCGTGGGTGGCGTTCCGCCGGCCGCCGGGCGTGCCCGCCAAGGGCGTGCTGGTCCTGAAGATCCAGGGCAGCCTCGACGAAATCTCGAACAACCCCTTCGACGCGCTGATTCACGAACCGGTCACGGTGCGCAGCCTGACCGAGGCCCTGCGTGCTGCCAAGACCGATCCGCGGATCACGGGTGTCCTGCTGCGACCCATCCAAGCGCCGTCCCTGTGGGGCAAGGTGCAGGAAGTGCGGGAAGCGCTCGTCGACTTCCGCTCCTCCGGCAAGCCCCTCGTCGCGCTGGTCGAGTTTGCAGGCGACCGCGAATACGTGCTCGCCTCGGCCGCCTCCCGTGTCGTCCTCGTGCCGCCAGGCCAGCTCAACCTGACCGGACTCGCGAGCTACCAGTTGTTCCTCCGCGGCACCTTGGACCTCATTGGCGCCCAGCCCGATCTGCTCCACATCGGTGACTACAAGACGGCGGTGAACACCTTCACGGAGAAGGGCTTCACGCCTGCGCACAAGGAGATGACCGAGTCGCTCAACCACGACGCCTTCGAGCAACTGCTCGGGGCGGTGGCGAGCGCTCGCAAGAAGAGCGTCGAGGACGTGCGCGCGCTCATCGACCAGGGGCCGATGCTGCCCGCTGCCGCCCTCGCGAAGGGGCTGGTGGACGATGTCGCGTACTTCGACGAGATCGGCAAGACCAGCGGCCTCGGCGATCGCTTCAAGGAACTACCTCTCGAGCAATACCTGACGGTGATGCCGGCCACGCGGACCGCCCTCACCGCGCCTCGTATCGCGGTCATCTACGCCGTCGGCACCATCGTCTCGGGCAACGGCGGCACCGGCCCCACGGGAACCGAAGTCGGCTCGGACAAGCTGACCGAGTACATCCGCGACGTGCGCAACGACGACAGCATCAAGGCCGCTGTGCTCCGCATCGACAGTCCTGGCGGGTCGACGGTCGCCTCCGACGTGATCTGGCGCGAGTTGATGCTCCTGCGCGCGCGCAAGCCGCTGGTCGTGTCGATGTCGGACCTCGCTGCGTCTGGTGGCTACTACATCGCGATGCCGGGCCACGTGATCGTGGCCCAGCCGGGGACGTTGACGGGATCGATCGGGATCTTCTCGGGCAAGTTCGTCACCGGCGGCACCTACAACAAGGTGGGGATGAACATCGAGGCGGTCAGCGAGGGCACCTACGCGGAGATGTACTCGCCGTCGCGTCCCTTCAATGCCGCCGAACGCGCCAAGATCGAAGAGCACATGCAGGCCTTCTACGACCAGTTCGTCGAGAAGGTCGCCGAGTCGCGCTCCTCGACGCCAGAGAAGATCGACGCCATCGCCCAGGGGCGCGTGTGGACCGGAAGACAGGCCCGTGAGCGCGGCCTCGTGGACGAACTGGGTGGCCTGCCGCGGGCGCTCGCCATCGCACAGCAGCGCGCCGGCATCGCGAAGGACGCCACCGTCCAGGTCGTGACCTACCCGCCGCGGCCGAGCGTGTTCGAGGCCCTGTCGTCCACGTTCGGCGGCGGCACCCAGAACATGCGCGCGTCGCTGGCCGAGGCGTTGCTCTCGCAGCAGGATCGCGAGGCCCTGGCCGCGGTGCGGCGCCCGATGCAGATGCTGCGTCGCGGCGAGTCGCTGGCCCTGTTGCCGTGGGTGTTTGCGAGGTAG
- a CDS encoding DUF6941 family protein — protein sequence MSVAGGPYVALAVLCQRIDLQPDGTANLIGIVDGLGVDDPADPTTPPLILNLRAVIALRGGSVRGRRRITFRGWFPSGSEGLSADKMVVFTDERPAVTLNLPLELELPEIGTYVFDVLCDDDLLTAITLDVQPR from the coding sequence ATGAGCGTGGCAGGCGGTCCTTATGTTGCGCTGGCCGTCCTGTGCCAGCGCATCGATCTCCAGCCCGACGGCACGGCAAACCTCATCGGCATCGTCGACGGACTGGGCGTCGATGATCCGGCCGATCCCACCACACCACCACTGATCCTCAACCTGCGGGCGGTGATCGCCCTGCGAGGCGGAAGCGTGCGTGGGCGGCGGCGCATCACCTTCCGTGGCTGGTTCCCCTCGGGGAGTGAAGGACTGTCAGCCGACAAGATGGTCGTGTTCACGGATGAGCGTCCGGCGGTGACACTCAACCTGCCGCTGGAGCTCGAACTGCCGGAGATCGGCACCTACGTCTTCGACGTCCTGTGCGACGACGACTTGCTGACGGCGATCACGCTCGACGTCCAGCCACGGTAG
- a CDS encoding serine hydrolase domain-containing protein has translation MRTVGRITLAALVGATVPANAFAQAQDRVGALAPAFGDVDRIFTDYARDGHVPGMAWGVIVDGRLVHTGTFGVQDTVTRAPVTPDSVFRIASMTKSFTAVAILSLRDAGKLSLDDAAETYVPELQGLTYPTSDSPRLTIRHLLSHATGFPEDNPWGDQQLALSDDQMSALMRQGIPFSNPPGLAYEYSNYGFAILGRIVSKVSGMPYRDYVRRRLLDPLGLPATTLDAPAVPASRLVHGYRWEDERWKEEAPLPDGAFGSMGGMLTSLQDLSRYVAWMMDAWPARDGLDTGPLRRASRREMQQVWRTSQALARKTPAGALQLLAGGYGYGLRVSQTCSIGHVVAHSGGLPGFGSQMRWLPEYGVGLVAMGSLTYTSWGARFDAALDALAKTGALVPRQPAPSPALIAMRADVTRLIQQWDEALADRIAANNLYLDSARDRRRRELEALREKHGSCRADGPFVAENALRGAWVMPCERGALRVDITLAPIVPPKVQHLAVRSLDTVTVPTPGPVSCIE, from the coding sequence ATGCGCACCGTTGGACGCATCACCCTCGCCGCATTGGTCGGCGCCACCGTGCCGGCGAATGCCTTTGCCCAGGCGCAGGATCGCGTAGGCGCGCTTGCGCCGGCTTTCGGCGATGTCGACCGCATCTTCACCGACTACGCGCGCGACGGCCACGTGCCGGGGATGGCGTGGGGAGTCATCGTCGATGGACGACTGGTGCACACAGGCACGTTCGGCGTCCAGGACACGGTGACACGCGCGCCGGTGACGCCCGACAGCGTCTTCCGGATCGCCTCGATGACCAAGAGCTTCACGGCTGTGGCGATCCTCTCACTGCGCGATGCCGGCAAGCTGTCGTTGGACGACGCTGCGGAGACGTACGTGCCGGAACTCCAGGGACTCACCTATCCCACCAGCGACTCCCCGCGGCTCACGATCCGCCACCTGCTCTCGCACGCCACGGGCTTTCCGGAAGACAACCCGTGGGGCGATCAGCAACTCGCGCTCTCGGACGACCAGATGTCGGCGTTGATGCGGCAGGGGATCCCCTTCTCGAATCCGCCAGGCCTGGCGTACGAGTACTCGAACTACGGCTTCGCGATCCTCGGACGAATTGTCTCGAAGGTCTCGGGCATGCCGTACCGCGATTACGTGCGCCGTCGCCTTCTCGATCCGCTCGGTCTTCCGGCGACCACGCTCGATGCGCCGGCCGTGCCCGCGTCCCGGCTGGTGCACGGCTATCGCTGGGAGGACGAACGCTGGAAGGAAGAGGCGCCCTTGCCTGACGGCGCTTTCGGCTCGATGGGCGGCATGCTGACGTCGTTGCAGGACCTGTCGCGGTACGTGGCGTGGATGATGGACGCCTGGCCGGCGCGCGATGGTCTGGACACGGGTCCGTTGCGCCGCGCTTCGCGGCGCGAGATGCAGCAGGTGTGGCGAACCAGCCAGGCGCTGGCGCGCAAGACCCCCGCGGGCGCACTGCAGTTGCTGGCTGGTGGCTATGGTTACGGGCTTCGCGTGTCGCAGACCTGTAGCATCGGGCATGTCGTGGCGCATTCCGGCGGCCTGCCGGGATTCGGATCGCAGATGCGCTGGCTGCCCGAGTACGGCGTCGGCCTCGTGGCGATGGGTTCGCTGACGTACACGAGCTGGGGAGCACGATTCGACGCCGCGCTCGATGCACTCGCGAAGACCGGTGCGCTCGTGCCTCGGCAGCCTGCGCCCTCACCGGCGCTGATCGCGATGCGGGCCGACGTCACGCGACTGATCCAGCAGTGGGACGAGGCCTTGGCCGATCGCATTGCCGCCAACAACCTCTATCTCGACAGCGCCAGGGATCGGCGTCGGCGTGAGTTGGAGGCCCTTCGCGAAAAGCACGGCAGTTGCCGGGCGGACGGTCCCTTCGTGGCCGAGAACGCGTTGCGTGGCGCGTGGGTGATGCCGTGCGAGCGGGGAGCGCTGCGCGTCGATATCACGCTCGCGCCGATCGTGCCGCCGAAGGTCCAGCACCTCGCGGTCCGGTCGCTGGACACCGTAACAGTACCGACGCCGGGCCCGGTGTCGTGCATCGAGTAG
- a CDS encoding SDR family oxidoreductase, which translates to MSDLHRRPPEMAKGRLEGRVALVTGAARGIGLAIVECFHAEGAIVLLSDIDDDLGRAATSRLSDRVDYQRLDVSREEDWQRVAEEIGRTRGRLDIVVNNAAITGLLEPGPQDPEHFELASWRRVHAVNLDGVALGCKYAIRLMRHHGGAIVNISSRSGIVGIPGAAAYASSKAAVRNHTKSVALYCAARGYGIRCNSVHPGSILTPMWDPILGQGADREIRIAAFAREVPLGRMGRPDDVAQAVLYLASEASAYVTGTELHVDGGILAGAAAAPPLPSAPEGD; encoded by the coding sequence ATGTCTGACCTCCACCGCCGACCGCCGGAGATGGCCAAAGGACGACTGGAGGGACGCGTCGCGCTCGTGACCGGTGCCGCACGAGGCATCGGTCTCGCGATTGTGGAGTGCTTCCATGCCGAGGGCGCGATCGTTCTGCTCTCCGATATCGACGATGATCTGGGGCGGGCCGCAACGAGCCGCCTCAGTGACCGTGTCGACTATCAACGTCTCGACGTGAGCCGCGAGGAGGACTGGCAGCGAGTCGCCGAGGAGATCGGCCGCACGCGTGGGCGCCTGGACATCGTCGTGAACAACGCGGCCATCACCGGGCTTCTCGAGCCCGGCCCGCAGGATCCCGAGCACTTCGAGCTCGCGAGCTGGCGGCGCGTCCACGCCGTGAACCTCGATGGCGTGGCGCTCGGTTGCAAGTACGCCATCCGCCTGATGCGCCATCACGGCGGCGCCATCGTCAACATCTCCTCGCGCTCGGGGATTGTCGGCATTCCCGGTGCGGCGGCGTACGCCTCGAGCAAGGCTGCCGTTCGTAACCACACCAAGAGTGTCGCCCTCTACTGCGCGGCGCGCGGCTACGGGATTCGCTGCAACTCCGTGCATCCAGGCTCGATCCTCACGCCGATGTGGGATCCGATCCTCGGCCAGGGCGCCGATCGCGAGATCCGGATCGCGGCATTCGCCCGCGAAGTGCCACTGGGGCGAATGGGCCGGCCCGACGACGTGGCCCAGGCGGTCCTGTATCTCGCGTCGGAGGCCTCGGCCTATGTCACAGGGACCGAACTGCACGTCGATGGCGGGATTCTCGCCGGGGCCGCCGCCGCGCCGCCGCTGCCATCCGCCCCAGAGGGAGACTGA
- a CDS encoding N(4)-(beta-N-acetylglucosaminyl)-L-asparaginase has translation MPSRLNRRDFVLTGAAAAALGLAPRAEGAPAVLQNKFRPVVISSANGNKYTHDGQETCVARAFRLMTGGSDVLEALIAGVNIVELDPRDTSVGYGGLPNAEGVVQLDSCCMHGPKKRAGGVAALEGVRTPSRVAHAVLQNTDHHLLVGAGAQRFARQMGFTVEEDLNTETSRRLWLEWKRRLDPEHFLDPEKRAQSGFEAGRSMVRDGLIDPAHYFGTINCDGVNAKGEICGVTTTSGLAWKIPGRVGDSPILGAGLYVDGDVGAAGSTGRGEANLYGLCSYLIVEQLRQGKSPKDAGMEALRRVKANTIEKRLLDPKGTGNPKFGLNFYVVNKAGEFAGVSMYESDYAVCTENGPETRKTESLIPGPEPTW, from the coding sequence ATGCCATCTCGACTGAATCGACGTGACTTCGTCCTTACCGGCGCGGCCGCGGCCGCTCTCGGTCTCGCGCCGCGTGCCGAGGGCGCGCCCGCGGTCCTGCAGAACAAGTTCCGGCCGGTCGTCATCTCGTCGGCCAACGGCAACAAGTACACGCACGACGGCCAGGAGACCTGCGTAGCCCGCGCCTTCCGGCTGATGACCGGCGGCAGCGACGTGCTCGAGGCCCTCATCGCCGGCGTCAACATCGTCGAACTCGACCCCAGGGACACGAGCGTCGGCTACGGCGGGCTGCCCAACGCGGAGGGTGTGGTGCAGCTCGACTCGTGCTGCATGCACGGCCCGAAGAAGCGGGCCGGGGGAGTGGCCGCCCTCGAGGGAGTGCGGACGCCGTCCAGGGTGGCGCACGCGGTCCTGCAGAACACCGATCACCACCTCCTGGTCGGCGCTGGCGCACAGCGGTTCGCGAGGCAGATGGGATTCACCGTCGAAGAGGACCTCAACACCGAGACGTCGCGGCGCCTCTGGCTGGAGTGGAAGCGGCGCCTCGATCCGGAGCACTTCCTCGACCCGGAAAAGCGCGCGCAGTCCGGCTTCGAAGCGGGCCGATCGATGGTGCGCGATGGCCTCATCGACCCGGCCCACTACTTCGGCACCATCAACTGCGATGGCGTGAATGCGAAGGGCGAAATCTGCGGCGTCACCACGACCAGCGGGCTCGCCTGGAAGATTCCCGGTCGCGTCGGGGACTCGCCGATCCTGGGGGCCGGGTTGTACGTGGACGGTGATGTCGGGGCGGCCGGTTCGACGGGGCGAGGTGAGGCCAACCTGTACGGCCTCTGCTCGTACCTGATCGTCGAGCAACTGCGCCAGGGCAAGTCCCCCAAGGACGCCGGCATGGAAGCGTTGCGCCGGGTGAAGGCCAACACCATCGAGAAGCGCCTGCTCGACCCGAAGGGCACCGGCAACCCGAAGTTCGGGCTGAACTTCTACGTCGTCAACAAGGCCGGCGAGTTTGCCGGCGTCTCGATGTACGAGAGCGACTACGCCGTGTGCACCGAGAACGGCCCGGAGACGCGCAAGACCGAGTCGCTGATTCCCGGGCCCGAGCCGACCTGGTAA
- the glgP gene encoding alpha-glucan family phosphorylase, giving the protein MSDSALLPHRIAGLHDLATDLWWVWHREAREVFRQLDYKVWRLTAHNPVRMLRLVSPERLAEAAADPGFLALYDEALRQLEAARSGDQTWWRQRTTIGRKRPIAYFSAEFAIHQSLPIYAGGLGVLAGDHCKEASDLGLPFVGVGFMYPQGYFHQSVTADGWQEENYERIDWEDAATQRARAADGSELVIAVPLGNRTVLVSVWLVKLGGISLYLMDTNLPENAPWDRELSARLYGGDRETRVQQEIILGIGGVRVLRALGYDPAVWHLNEGHAAFVVLQRIRELLELGYSFADAHAEVRRSTVFTTHTPVPAGHDAFPFHMVETHLAGCWGGLGDHREDFLALGRYDNGSGTLFNMTALAMRSAAGVNAVSQLHGEVTREMWAPLIHELPPQDEPVKAVTNGVHLTNWLSLELNRTLDKYLPADWRARHDDPSVWDAVLDIPDEVLWETREKMRGYMYHFVRERIRERWVHENVPPARVLAGGTLLGQQALTIGFARRMTAYKRPDLIFHDPDRLARLLNDPKRPVQVVFAGKAHPADEGGKHALQGIYRRALDPRFGGRIAFVEDYDLHVAHYLVQGCDVWLNNPRKPLEASGTSGMKAAANGVLNMSIGDGWWPEGFVGGNGWLIDPAVEHADNAAQDAADADALYRLLENEVVPAFYERDAREVPLRWVQMVKQSIRTVAPRFCTRRMLKEYVERMYLPAFEASLTNK; this is encoded by the coding sequence ATGTCCGATTCTGCCCTCCTTCCCCACCGCATTGCCGGCCTGCACGATCTCGCCACGGACCTGTGGTGGGTCTGGCACCGCGAGGCGCGCGAGGTGTTCCGCCAGCTCGATTACAAGGTGTGGCGCCTCACGGCCCACAATCCGGTGCGGATGCTGCGCCTGGTGAGCCCCGAGCGGCTGGCGGAAGCCGCCGCGGATCCGGGTTTCCTGGCCTTGTACGACGAGGCACTGCGGCAACTGGAGGCGGCGCGTTCTGGTGACCAGACCTGGTGGAGGCAGCGAACAACCATTGGCCGCAAGCGTCCAATCGCCTACTTCTCCGCCGAATTCGCCATTCACCAGTCGCTTCCGATTTATGCCGGCGGGTTGGGTGTGCTCGCCGGCGACCACTGCAAGGAGGCGTCCGACCTCGGCTTGCCATTCGTGGGCGTCGGCTTCATGTACCCCCAGGGCTACTTCCACCAGAGCGTGACTGCCGATGGCTGGCAGGAGGAGAACTACGAGCGCATCGACTGGGAGGACGCCGCGACGCAGCGCGCTCGCGCCGCCGACGGCTCGGAACTGGTCATCGCCGTGCCGCTCGGCAACCGCACGGTGCTGGTCTCGGTGTGGCTCGTCAAGCTGGGTGGCATTTCGCTGTACCTGATGGACACGAACCTGCCCGAGAACGCGCCGTGGGATCGCGAGTTGTCGGCACGCCTCTACGGCGGCGATCGCGAAACGCGTGTGCAGCAGGAGATCATCCTCGGCATCGGCGGCGTGCGGGTCCTGCGCGCGCTCGGCTACGACCCGGCCGTGTGGCACCTCAACGAAGGCCACGCCGCGTTCGTGGTGCTGCAGCGCATCCGCGAATTGCTCGAACTGGGCTACTCGTTTGCCGACGCACACGCCGAAGTGCGCCGCAGCACCGTGTTCACGACACACACGCCGGTGCCCGCGGGCCACGACGCGTTCCCGTTCCACATGGTCGAGACGCACCTGGCCGGTTGCTGGGGCGGGCTCGGTGACCACCGCGAGGACTTCCTCGCGCTCGGTCGCTACGACAACGGCAGCGGCACGCTGTTCAACATGACCGCCCTCGCGATGCGCAGTGCCGCGGGCGTCAACGCTGTCAGCCAGCTGCATGGCGAGGTCACCCGCGAGATGTGGGCGCCGCTGATCCACGAGCTCCCGCCGCAGGACGAACCGGTCAAGGCGGTCACCAACGGCGTGCACCTGACCAACTGGCTGTCGCTCGAACTCAATCGCACGCTGGACAAGTACCTGCCGGCCGACTGGCGGGCCCGGCACGACGATCCGTCGGTGTGGGACGCGGTGCTGGACATCCCCGACGAGGTCCTCTGGGAGACGCGCGAGAAGATGCGCGGCTACATGTACCACTTCGTCCGCGAGCGGATTCGCGAACGCTGGGTGCACGAGAACGTGCCGCCTGCACGCGTGCTCGCCGGTGGAACCTTGCTCGGCCAGCAGGCGTTGACGATCGGCTTCGCGCGACGCATGACGGCCTACAAGCGGCCCGACCTGATCTTCCATGATCCGGATCGTCTCGCACGGCTGCTCAACGACCCGAAGCGCCCCGTGCAGGTGGTGTTTGCAGGCAAGGCGCACCCGGCCGACGAAGGCGGCAAGCATGCCCTCCAGGGTATCTACCGGCGCGCGCTCGACCCCCGCTTCGGTGGCCGTATCGCGTTTGTCGAGGACTACGACCTGCACGTCGCGCACTACCTGGTCCAGGGTTGCGACGTGTGGCTCAACAACCCCCGCAAGCCGCTCGAGGCCAGCGGCACGAGCGGCATGAAGGCCGCGGCCAACGGCGTGCTCAACATGAGCATCGGCGATGGCTGGTGGCCCGAAGGGTTCGTCGGCGGCAACGGCTGGCTGATCGACCCGGCCGTCGAGCACGCTGACAACGCCGCCCAGGACGCGGCTGACGCCGACGCGCTCTACCGCCTGCTCGAGAACGAGGTGGTGCCGGCCTTCTACGAACGGGACGCGCGCGAGGTGCCGCTCCGCTGGGTGCAGATGGTCAAGCAGTCCATCCGTACCGTCGCGCCACGGTTCTGCACACGCCGGATGTTGAAGGAATACGTCGAGCGGATGTACCTGCCGGCGTTCGAGGCCAGCCTCACGAACAAGTAG
- a CDS encoding Nramp family divalent metal transporter → MQAPPDPYAIQPADAESPPSGLGATLRRIGPGVVLASSIVGSGELIATTTLGAKVGYTALWIILLSCAIKPAVQAELGRYTIATGETGLAGLNHVPGPRLVHVNWIVWLWALMTLVSLMQIGAMYGGVTQVMQIVAPAIPKELYVTGFAGLTLLILLGGGYERVERFAVLKVSLFSFLTVLAAVLLFRSPSFRVGEMMEGLRPQIPTTGLGTALAVFGITGVGASELFMYPYWCVEKGYARRSGINDGSPAWEARARGWSRVMMADILTSLVIYTLATVAFYLLGAGILHPAGTVPRGNETITTLSAMYTATLGNWSAPVFYLGAVVTLYGTIFAATAANSRVFSDMTRLMGYFEAHDSARRTRMRDRFIVWLTVVPILMFLLFGNPVQMVVIGGTAQALMLPVIGVGALYLRHRKLPASVAPGIFATVALWIATAVMSSAALYYTYLYLRGQASL, encoded by the coding sequence GTGCAAGCCCCACCTGACCCCTACGCCATCCAGCCCGCGGACGCCGAGTCCCCTCCCTCAGGACTCGGGGCCACGCTTCGGCGTATCGGTCCCGGCGTCGTGCTGGCCTCGTCCATTGTCGGGTCTGGCGAACTCATCGCCACGACGACGCTCGGCGCGAAAGTCGGCTACACGGCACTCTGGATCATCCTGTTGAGCTGTGCCATCAAGCCGGCCGTGCAGGCCGAGTTGGGCCGCTACACCATCGCGACCGGGGAAACCGGGCTCGCCGGCCTGAATCACGTGCCTGGCCCGCGGCTGGTCCACGTCAACTGGATCGTCTGGCTCTGGGCACTCATGACCCTCGTGTCCCTGATGCAGATCGGCGCGATGTACGGCGGGGTCACGCAAGTCATGCAGATCGTCGCGCCAGCCATCCCGAAAGAGCTCTATGTGACAGGGTTTGCCGGGCTGACCCTGCTCATCCTGCTCGGGGGCGGCTACGAGCGGGTCGAACGGTTCGCCGTCCTCAAGGTGAGCCTGTTCTCGTTCCTTACGGTGCTGGCTGCCGTGCTGCTGTTCCGGTCGCCGTCTTTTCGTGTCGGCGAGATGATGGAGGGACTGAGGCCGCAAATCCCGACGACCGGCCTGGGCACCGCGCTGGCGGTTTTCGGGATCACGGGGGTGGGAGCCAGCGAACTGTTCATGTATCCCTACTGGTGCGTGGAGAAGGGATACGCCCGTCGCAGCGGCATCAACGACGGGTCACCGGCATGGGAGGCGCGGGCACGCGGCTGGAGCCGGGTGATGATGGCCGACATCCTCACCAGCCTCGTGATCTACACATTGGCCACCGTGGCCTTCTACCTGCTCGGGGCGGGCATCCTCCATCCGGCCGGCACCGTGCCGCGGGGCAACGAGACGATCACCACGCTCTCGGCCATGTACACCGCGACGCTCGGGAACTGGAGCGCTCCGGTCTTCTATCTCGGGGCGGTGGTCACGCTGTACGGCACGATCTTCGCGGCAACCGCAGCCAACTCGCGCGTGTTCTCGGACATGACCCGGCTGATGGGCTACTTCGAGGCGCACGACTCGGCACGGCGGACGCGCATGCGCGACCGCTTCATCGTCTGGCTCACCGTCGTGCCGATCCTGATGTTCCTGCTCTTCGGCAATCCCGTGCAGATGGTGGTGATTGGCGGCACCGCCCAGGCCCTGATGCTTCCAGTAATTGGCGTCGGCGCGTTGTATCTGCGGCACAGGAAGCTGCCGGCATCGGTCGCGCCAGGTATCTTCGCGACCGTCGCGCTGTGGATCGCCACCGCGGTGATGAGCAGCGCCGCTCTCTACTACACGTACTTGTACCTGCGCGGACAGGCGAGCCTGTAA
- a CDS encoding FAD-dependent oxidoreductase has translation MNKPVLLAVDDDPQVLAAVRRDLRLRYRDLYSIVGAASGEEALDTLKELKSRGDDVALVVSDQRMPGMHGTEVLTRSREIYPEARRVLLTAYSDIDAAIRAINDAHLNYYLAKPWAPPEEKLFPVIDDLLDSWKEEYRPETSGLRLVGHQWSPRSHAIKDFLASNLMPYRWLDIERNPAARVLLEAANLHDDALPVLFFEDGAVLRSPEPREVAARLGRPLAAAFDVYDLVIVGGGPAGLAAAVYGASEGLQTLLLDRHAAGGQAGTSSKIENYLGFPTGVSGSELTRRAVQQAKRLGAECLVPVEVTGVTIEAGYKHVQVSDGRVLVTRTLLACTGMVYREHPATGIAEHTGAGVYYGAAATEAPVFAGKRVVVVGGGNSAGQAAMHLSRYAKDVQIVVRGESLRVTMSQYLIEQIAKAENIRVRTRTEVASVEGTGHVERAALVSSDGGASDEQAVDAVFVFIGTKPHSDWLPAEVLRDTKGFVLTGRDLMADAAYSRTWKEPREPLPLETSVPGVFAAGDLRASAMNRVASAVGEGAMVVRFVHDYLALT, from the coding sequence GTGAACAAGCCCGTGCTCCTGGCCGTCGACGACGACCCGCAGGTGCTCGCCGCGGTTCGGCGCGATCTGCGTCTCCGCTATCGCGACTTGTACTCCATCGTCGGCGCAGCCTCCGGAGAGGAGGCGCTCGACACCCTGAAGGAGCTGAAGTCGCGCGGTGACGATGTCGCGCTGGTCGTCAGCGATCAGCGGATGCCCGGCATGCACGGCACCGAGGTCCTCACGCGGTCGCGCGAGATCTACCCGGAGGCGCGCCGCGTGCTGCTGACGGCCTACTCGGACATCGACGCGGCCATCAGGGCGATCAACGACGCTCACCTCAATTACTACCTCGCGAAGCCGTGGGCCCCGCCCGAGGAGAAGCTGTTCCCGGTCATCGACGACCTGCTCGATTCGTGGAAGGAGGAGTACCGGCCCGAGACGTCGGGGCTGCGGCTCGTCGGGCACCAGTGGTCGCCTCGCTCGCACGCCATCAAGGACTTCCTCGCGAGCAACCTGATGCCGTACCGTTGGCTCGACATCGAGCGAAACCCGGCGGCGCGGGTGTTGCTCGAGGCCGCCAATCTGCATGACGACGCGCTGCCGGTCCTGTTCTTCGAGGATGGCGCCGTCCTGCGGAGTCCGGAGCCCCGGGAGGTGGCCGCGCGCCTCGGCCGCCCGCTTGCCGCCGCGTTCGACGTCTACGACCTGGTGATTGTCGGTGGCGGTCCGGCAGGCCTGGCTGCCGCCGTGTATGGCGCCTCGGAAGGCCTGCAGACGTTGCTGCTCGACCGGCATGCCGCCGGCGGGCAGGCTGGCACCAGTTCGAAGATCGAGAACTACCTGGGATTCCCGACCGGTGTCAGCGGCAGTGAACTGACGCGCCGCGCGGTGCAGCAGGCCAAGCGCCTCGGCGCGGAGTGCCTCGTGCCCGTCGAGGTCACCGGCGTCACCATCGAGGCCGGCTACAAGCACGTGCAGGTCAGCGACGGGCGGGTGCTCGTGACGCGGACGCTGCTCGCGTGCACCGGGATGGTCTATCGCGAGCATCCGGCCACCGGCATCGCCGAGCACACGGGCGCTGGCGTGTACTACGGCGCGGCCGCGACCGAAGCGCCGGTGTTCGCAGGCAAGCGTGTGGTGGTGGTCGGCGGCGGCAACTCGGCGGGCCAGGCCGCGATGCACCTGTCCCGCTACGCAAAGGACGTGCAGATCGTGGTCCGCGGCGAGTCGTTGCGCGTCACGATGTCGCAGTACCTCATCGAGCAGATCGCGAAGGCCGAGAACATCCGCGTGCGCACCCGCACCGAGGTCGCCAGCGTCGAGGGGACTGGGCATGTCGAGCGCGCGGCCCTGGTCTCGTCCGATGGGGGAGCGAGCGATGAGCAGGCTGTCGATGCCGTCTTCGTGTTCATCGGCACCAAGCCGCACAGCGACTGGCTGCCGGCCGAGGTACTGCGAGACACCAAGGGGTTCGTGCTGACCGGCCGGGACCTGATGGCCGATGCCGCCTACTCGCGCACGTGGAAGGAACCTCGCGAGCCGCTGCCACTCGAGACGAGTGTCCCCGGTGTCTTCGCGGCGGGCGATCTCCGTGCCAGCGCCATGAATCGCGTCGCGTCAGCTGTCGGCGAGGGCGCGATGGTCGTGCGGTTCGTCCACGACTACCTGGCCCTGACCTGA